One window of the Xenopus tropicalis strain Nigerian chromosome 10, UCB_Xtro_10.0, whole genome shotgun sequence genome contains the following:
- the LOC100488563 gene encoding all-trans-retinol 13,14-reductase yields MLVLWGLLLFLPILGLYLWFYHGWGCFFREDAIQPTQPLVTDKRARDKVLRQGFSQDKVPASLDALVIGSGVGGLSVAALLAKAGKKVLVLEQHEQAGGSCHTFQQHGYEFDVGIHYVGQMHENGMMRIIMDQLTDGQLQWNRLADDYDFVMVGPRQYLISAGKRGFPERLKKQFPGEEEAIDKFVAMMKKVARHVALLGALKILPQWLSLFLLRTRILHMFSPIFWFSESSHQDVLNKLTSNKDLQTVFSYVFYGVPPNDSSFMINSLLLHHYKRGAWYPRGGSSEIPFHMINVIERAGGKVLVKAPVTRILLSNGRATGVAVKKSGQEICVSAPIIISDAGIFNTYERLLPPEIKQKPEVASILSRLQYGMGCFLVFVGLRGTSDELGLKSINYWMFQGADLNSLMDQCSLSTLDEFCENLPLMFITSPSAKDPTYNLRHPGRSCMTLLTMAPYHWFSEWKEHQPRHRGDDYYNMKMKLAQKMLERALKENPQLEDKVEYMEAATPLSNEYYLRAPKGSMYSAEQNCSRYQSDIIVKMRTQTAVPGLYLTGQDVFSSGLAGAVHGGLLCACAVLNRILYLDLIIMKKRLKRQRMKKRD; encoded by the exons ATGCTGGTGCTTTGGGGGCTGCTATTGTTCCTACCAATATTGGGTCTGTATCTGTGGTTCTATCATGGATGGGGGTGTTTTTTCCGAGAGGATGCCATTCAGCCCACTCAGCCTTTGGTAACAGATAAAAGAGCAAGAGACAAGGTCCTGCGGCAAG GCTTTTCTCAGGACAAGGTCCCTGCCAGTCTGGATGCACTGGTTATTGGCAGTGGGGTAGGAGGTTTGTCCGTGGCTGCTTTACTGgcaaaagctggaaaaaaggtcCTCGTTTTGGAGCAACATGAGCAGGccggagggagctgccatacctTCCAACAGCATGGATATGAATTTGATGTTG GTATTCACTATGTTGGACAAATGCATGAAAATGGCATGATGCGTATAATTATGGACCAGTTGACTGATGGGCAACTTCAGTGGAACCGATTGGCTGATGACTACGACTTTGTTATGGTTGGACCCAGGCAGTACCTAATAAGTGCAGGAAAAAGGGGATTTCCAGAGCGACTGAAGAAGCAGTTTCCTGGGGAAGAAGAAGCCATTGATAAGTTTGTGGCCATGATGAAA AAGGTCGCCCGTCATGTGGCACTCTTAGGGGCTCTAAAGATTTTACCTCAATGGCTGTCACTGTTCCTCCTGCGCACTCGGATCCTTCACATGTTTTCCCCTATCTTCTGGTTTTCTGAGTCCAGCCACCAAGACGTATTAAATAAACTAACTAGCAACAAAGATTTACAGACTGTCTTCAGCTATGTGTTCTATG GTGTTCCACCCAATGATTCCAGCTTTATGATCAACTCTCTCCTTTTACATCACTACAAGAGAGGGGCATGGTACCCCcgagggggcagcagtgagatTCCCTTCCACATGATCAATGTCATTGAGCGTGCTGGGGGTAAAGTGCTAGTCAAAGCCCCTGTGACGCGTATCCTGCTGAGCAATGGCAGGGCTACAG GGGTGGCTGTGAAGAAATCAGGGCAAGAGATTTGTGTTTCTGCACCCATCATTATATCAGATGCCGGGATCTTCAATACCTATGAAAGGCTCCTGCCCCCAGAGATTAAACAGAAACCAG AGGTTGCCTCCATTCTCTCCCGCCTACAGTATGGCATGGGTTGCTTTTTGGTTTTTGTTGGTCTTCGTGGGACAAGTGATGAGCTGGGCTTAAAATCAATCAACTACTGGATGTTCCAAGGTGCTGACCTCAACAGCCT gatgGACCAGTGCTCTTTGTCAACACTTGATGAATTTTGTGAGAATCTGCCACTGATGTTCATAACCTCCCCCTCTGCCAAGGACCCAACATATAATCTGCGGCACCCCG GGCGTTCCTGTATGACCCTCTTGACTATGGCTCCGTATCACTGGTTCTCAGAGTGGAAGGAACATCAGCCTCGACACCGTGGTGATGACTACTACAATATGAAAATGAAACTGGCACAGAAGATGCTAGAAAGAGCGCTAAAGGAAAATCCACAGCTTGAAGACAAG GTTGAATACATGGAAGCTGCAACTCCGCTAAGTAACGAGTATTACCTGAGAGCACCAAAAGGATCGATGTACAGTGCAGAACAGAACTGTAGTCGATACCAGAGTGACATTATCGTAAAGATGCGGACACAGACAGCGGTGCCAGGGCTTTACCTGACAG GGCAGGACGTGTTTAGCAGTGGCCTGGCGGGAGCAGTACATGGTGGGCTGCTCTGTGCCTGCGCGGTTCTCAACCGGATTCTGTATCTGGATTTAATCATCATGAAGAAGAGACTTAAAAGGCAAAGAATGAAGAAGAGAGATTGA
- the LOC101732764 gene encoding uncharacterized protein LOC101732764 isoform X1 — translation MANCSQFKKVYLRLLSTCLIHVIKAVPRCSVTECLEGTYCCEPESKTYLDYSWYGPLFICMLVVFSVLCLCGICNNGCQSQSRSAPPSPSPRGIPMRDMWAPPPYSEVTSKPFLYPPSDASPPSYHSVIQDPRTPALQQGES, via the exons ATGGCTAACTGCTCTCAGTTCAAGAAAGTCTATCTCAGGCTCCTCTCCACTTGCCTTATACACGTCATCAAAGCG GTACCCCGCTGCAGTGTCACAGA ATGCCTGGAAGGAACCTATTGCTGTGAACCTGAGTCTAAAACCTACCTGGACTACAGTTGGTATGG GCCCCTGTTCATATGCATGCTGGTAGTGTTCTCTGTGCTCTGTCTCTGCGGGATCTGTAATAATGGATGCCAGTCCCAGTCTCGTTCTGCACCCCCGTCTCCATCTCCAAGAGGAATACCCATGAGAGATATGTGGGCACCACCGCCTTATAGTGAA GTAACATCCAAACCTTTCCTTTACCCCCCCAGTGATGCCAGTCCCCCGTCCTACCACAGTGTCATCCAGGACCCAAGGACACCTGCCCTCCAGCAAGGAGAAAGCTGA
- the LOC101732764 gene encoding uncharacterized protein LOC101732764 isoform X2, whose translation MANCSQFKKVYLRLLSTCLIHVIKAVPRCSVTECLEGTYCCEPESKTYLDYSWYGPLFICMLVVFSVLCLCGICNNGCQSQSRSAPPSPSPRGIPMRDMWAPPPYSE comes from the exons ATGGCTAACTGCTCTCAGTTCAAGAAAGTCTATCTCAGGCTCCTCTCCACTTGCCTTATACACGTCATCAAAGCG GTACCCCGCTGCAGTGTCACAGA ATGCCTGGAAGGAACCTATTGCTGTGAACCTGAGTCTAAAACCTACCTGGACTACAGTTGGTATGG GCCCCTGTTCATATGCATGCTGGTAGTGTTCTCTGTGCTCTGTCTCTGCGGGATCTGTAATAATGGATGCCAGTCCCAGTCTCGTTCTGCACCCCCGTCTCCATCTCCAAGAGGAATACCCATGAGAGATATGTGGGCACCACCGCCTTATAGTGAA TGA